Below is a genomic region from Flavobacterium ginsengisoli.
TCATTTTAGAATGTTGAGAGACAAAGGCGTAAAAGAGAACATTTTAATTACAGGAGAAATATAGTCTTCAAGATATTTAATAAAAAAGCGGTTTTTTTAAAACCGCTTTTTTTATGCATGTATTATTTTTTAATTTCTGTATTCTCCTTTTTAATATTTAAATCTTTTAAAAAGTTGCCTGTAATCTCAATCTCAAAATTATCTTCTTTAAAAATCGTCAGTTTTGACTCAGAAAATTTGTAGACGTTTATTTTATTGTTTTTAACATCAATATACAAATCATAAGAATAAGTGCTGCAGTCATGCTGTTTGCAACCCCAAGCGTGCAGTACATTATCTTGTTTTTCAAAAGGAGTTTCGGTATTCCAGTTTTTTATCATTGCATCGTAGTCAGCTCCTAAAAGTTTTTTTAATCTTGGCGCTAAACTGCTTTTAGTTAAAAATTGAGTCCCAATAACACTTTTATCTACTAAAGCATATAAAGAATCATTTGGGTTTAAAACAGTGCTATCTGCCTGTAAAGCCTCAGTTTTTATAGAAGTAGAATCTGTTTTAGGAACTTCTTTAATAATTTCTTTTTTGCAGGATAACAAGATTAAACTGCTTACAATGGCAGACTGAAATGTATTTGGCTCTGTAATTCATAATATAACTGATTTTAAAATTAATAATTTATTTTACAAAGTCGTAATGATCTAATTTTCATAAAGATATTAAAAATATTGTTTCTTTTAACAGTAATTTATGACGGATTTCAGATTCAAAAAAATAAATTTTTAGCTCTAAAGAGAAATCGTAAAAATCGATTTTTGATATTTTTTGTTTAACTTCAGTTTTTTAAATTATCTGACAATGAATCATACATTAAAAATTATAGCTTTTTTTCTTTTAGGAATTAGCACTCTACAAGCGCAAAACGAGGTTTATACTTCTCCTTCAGAAGTTAAAATTTCAGATACTACTTTTGTAAATCTAAGAGATTATAGTAATGATTTTGTATACGATATGAAATATGCGACCGAAGATAATTTTCTGAAAACAAAGGTTTACGATTGTGCTGAATGTATGCTTCGTTTAAAGACTGTAAAAGCACTAATTGCGACCAATAAAGATTTTCAGAAGAAAGGATATAAAATTAAATTGTATGACTGCTACAGGCCTTTAGATATTCAGAAAAAAATGTGGGAGATTGTTTCGAATCCTATTTATGTTGCAGATCCAAAAAAAGGCTCCATCCATAATAGAGGAGGAGCCGTAGATATTTCTTTAGTTGATGTTACAGGAAAAGAAGTTGATATGGGAACGTCTTTTGATTTTTTCGGAATTATGGCCAGTCATAATTTTAAACAGCTTTCAAAAGATATTCTTTCAAATAGAAAGTATCTAAAAAATACAATGATTAAAAACGGCTTCAATTCTTTTGATTCTGAATGGTGGCATTATAATTTAAAAGCAGGTTTAAAAGATAAAGTGTCCAACGAGAAATGGAAATGCGATTAATTATTCAACGCATCTTATGTTTTCCATAAAATAGGTATTTGGGTGTGTAACCTTTCCAGTCAATTCAGAGGTTAGTTCTCTTTTTACGATATAATCTTCAACATTTGTTAGATATTTCACTCGCATAATTGAGATCGGAGATTTTTTTAGTTCTTCGTAATTGTCTTTCATAAACATAAAAATACCAGTGTTTATGCGGTTGTCAAATCCTTTGTCGTCACGAACTAATGTTCCGCAATTTTCTTGATTGATATGCATCAATGTTACAATTTTTCCATTTTCTAATTGTAAAAAGATTTTTGAATTTTTATCGAAACAGTTGGCTTTAATAAAATCTTTACTTTTTTGAATAGATTGTAAATTTAAAGTAGGCAATCCGTCTGTTTGGGCTAATGAAAAGAAGATATAATCAAAGTTTCCTCCAAAATATTTCTCACTCATTAAATACTCATTTGTTACTTTATAGCTTCCAATAGAGTCATTTACATTTACGCTGTATTCACATGGTTTTTGCGCAAATGCAGTAATGGTCAATAAAAAAAGGGTTAGTGTAATTAGGTGTTTCATTGTATTAGTTTATTTTGGTGCAAATTAAAACTATTTTGTTATCTTTTACATCAGTTGTAAAAAAACAATACAAATTACCTCCACTTTTTATTTTCCATTTTTTTCTAATGTTTTCTACTGTTTCCTGAAAATTGCGAGTTGTGACATTTGCCTGTTTATTTGCAAGTTCATTTTTCATCTCGTTTTTGTTGTACGAAATGGCTTTTTGAACTTCAAATTTTCTTCCTGGAAAATCAATTAATTCATCAGAAGTATACAAATGAGAATGTTTATGAAGTTTGTCAATTTTAAAAGCAATACTTACTTCATCAAAACCGCCAGATTTCATAATAGCGACATTTGGTTCATAAAGATATTTCTTTGGAAAATCAAAAGATGGGAATGAGATTTCTTCGCCTAAAACAAATTCAAAAGTTTCTATTTTTTCTTTTAAAATATTGGCGGTTTTTAAAGTTATTCTACCAGAATAACTTTTGTGAATCTCAAAAAGCAGTTCTTTAACTTCAT
It encodes:
- a CDS encoding M15 family metallopeptidase; translation: MNHTLKIIAFFLLGISTLQAQNEVYTSPSEVKISDTTFVNLRDYSNDFVYDMKYATEDNFLKTKVYDCAECMLRLKTVKALIATNKDFQKKGYKIKLYDCYRPLDIQKKMWEIVSNPIYVADPKKGSIHNRGGAVDISLVDVTGKEVDMGTSFDFFGIMASHNFKQLSKDILSNRKYLKNTMIKNGFNSFDSEWWHYNLKAGLKDKVSNEKWKCD